The following is a genomic window from Myxococcales bacterium.
TGGAAGTCGAAGACGGGAAATTGCTGAAGCATGTATACCAGACGGCTCCCATCGGCCTGTGCGTTCTAGATACGGAACTTCGCTACCGGTACATCAATTATTGGCTCGCCTCGATCAACGGGCTTTCCGTGGAGGCGCACCTTGGCCGGAGGATCAGCGACGTGATTCCGGACGTATCCGCGGGGGTCGAGTCGCTACTCCGCCGCGTAATGGTGACCGGAGAGCCTGTGGTAGATGGCGCTGTCGAGGCGGAAACCCCGGCTATGCCGCATCAGAAGAGAATCTTTCAACACAGTTATGATGCAGTCATTTCCGAGGAAGGCATCGTGGTGGGAGTGAGTTGCGTTGTTCGGGACATCACCAGTCGCAAGCGAGCTGAAGATGCGCTGGTTGAAGCAAACAACCATCTCGAAGGTCGCATTCGAGTGCGGACCGAGAAGTTAGCCACAAGCGAAGAGCGTTTGCGGCGTCTGTTGGAATCGACCGACGTCGTCCCCTGGGAGGCCGACGCCAAGACTTGGCTGTTTACATATGTTGGTCCTCAAGCGGTTCCGTTCCTCGGATATCCGCTGGTTCAATGGTATGAAAAGGATTTCTGGATCGACCGTATTCACCCCGAAGACCGAGACTTCGCACTTGACTATTACCTCCGTTCCTCGCTGCGATGCGAAGATTTTGACTTTGACTACCGGATGGTTGCGTCGGATGGTCGCGTGATTTGGGTCCATAACGTGGTAAGTGTCGATGACACGGGAGGCATACCCCACACGCTGCGCGGCTTTATGGCCAACATTACGGAGCGCAAGTTGGCGCAGGATGCGGTGCAAGAGTTGAGCGGGCGACTAATCGAGGCACAGGAGAATGAGCGAGGCCGCATCGCCAGAGAGTTGCACGACAATCTGAGTCAGAAGCTAGCGCTGCTGGCGGTTGAACTGGAGCGAACCAGTCAGGACCCACCCGAATCCGCGAAGGCGATCAGTCAACGAATGCGGAAGCTGTTGGCAGTGGCCGACGAGCTATCCACAGATGTCCACAACCTTTCCCATGAGCTTCATCCCTCCAGTCTGGAGCATATTGGTCTGACCGTCGCGGTTCGGAGTTTCTGCAACACGTTGGCCGAGCATCACAACCTCAGGATCGAATTTTCCCATCATGGCGTCCCGGAGGCCGTTCCGAGCGATGTATCGATATGCATATACCGCATCGTGCAGGAATCCTTGCGTAACGTGCTGAAGCACAGCGGTGTGGCCGAAGCGCAAGTCGCGCTATTTGGAGACCGCAGTGAAATCCGTCTAACCGTTACAGACAAGGGGGTGGGATTTAACCCCAGCTTAGACCAACACAAATTAGGGCTCGGGTTGGTCAGCATGCGTGAGCGAGTGCATTTTATTGGGGGCAATATGTCAATTAAATCCGACCCATCAGGCGGTACGCGCGTTGACGTTCGGGTGCCGCTGCCTACGCCGATCTGATCGGAAGATGCTTTCACCGTTCGTTTTTTGAGACTATCCTGAAATCGTCGAACCCTTGGTGAACTGGAGGTCCCCATGACGCGCCCGCGTGTATTGCTGGCCGACGACCACGCCCTCCTGCTGGAGGCCTTCACCTCGCTACTCGAGCCTAGGTTCGACGTGGTGGGAACTGCGACCGATGGGCACGCGCTGGTGGCCGCCGCCCAGAAGTTCGAGCCCGACTTGATTGTGTTGGACATTGCTATGCCCCGGCTAGACGGCATGGAGGCCGGCCGAATAATCAAGCGGCTGCTGCCGGAGGTCGCGCTCATCTTCCTAACGGTGAACGAGGACGTAAATCTCGCCGCCGACGCCTTCCGCATGGGTGCGTCCGCATACCTGCTCAAGAAGTCCGCCGCCTCGGAGCTGTTTGCGGCAATTGAGCACGCCCTTGCGGGCGAGCGCTACGTGACCCCATTCGCAGCAAGGGGGATGACCCGATTTCACGAAAGGCCGAATTCGAACAAGAAAGCGCAGGAGCTAACCCCGCGTCAGCGAGAGGTACTCACACTCCTGGCGGAGGGCCACACCATGAGGGAAGCCGCAAGCGTGCTGCGACTTTCGACGAGAACAGTGGCCTTCCACAAGTATCAGATGATGAAGCGTCTCGGAATCGGAAACAGCGCTGAACTCGTCCACTATGCCATCAAACGCGGCATTGTGTCCATCGCTTGAGGCGACCCGACGCCGTGTTTGCCCAATTCCTTCGGACGCATTTACGGATTGGTAGTAGAAACGTAGACGGGTGGCGACTTCTTGCACCGAATGACCCTTCTCGGTGACCTGGCGGACGCCTTCATCCTTGAATTCTGGCGTGTATCGCTGATGACTCACTGGACTCCTCCGGCTGGCTCAATGCTAGCCTCCGAGGTGTCCACCGTTCCGGGTCAAGTCCACCGGCTTTTCCGGAGGCTGTGGCCTGCCCCGCTCGAGAGTCCGACCCGGGAGCGAGGATTCAGGAGCTTCCCTCGCGCACCGTGGGCTGGATTCGTATCTCGAGCGGCGAGGCGGTGTCCAGGTGGACGTCGCGCTGGGGGAACGCAACGACGATGCCGGCTTCGGTGAGCTTGTCGTTGATGGCGAGATTCAGGTCACTCGCGAGTTCCCAGCGGTTGGCGAGCGAACCGATGTAAGCGCGGGCCGTAATTTTGAGCGAGTTGTCACCAAACTCATCGAAGGTGACCAGGGGCTTCGGGTCGCGGAGCACTCG
Proteins encoded in this region:
- a CDS encoding PAS domain S-box protein; amino-acid sequence: MEVEDGKLLKHVYQTAPIGLCVLDTELRYRYINYWLASINGLSVEAHLGRRISDVIPDVSAGVESLLRRVMVTGEPVVDGAVEAETPAMPHQKRIFQHSYDAVISEEGIVVGVSCVVRDITSRKRAEDALVEANNHLEGRIRVRTEKLATSEERLRRLLESTDVVPWEADAKTWLFTYVGPQAVPFLGYPLVQWYEKDFWIDRIHPEDRDFALDYYLRSSLRCEDFDFDYRMVASDGRVIWVHNVVSVDDTGGIPHTLRGFMANITERKLAQDAVQELSGRLIEAQENERGRIARELHDNLSQKLALLAVELERTSQDPPESAKAISQRMRKLLAVADELSTDVHNLSHELHPSSLEHIGLTVAVRSFCNTLAEHHNLRIEFSHHGVPEAVPSDVSICIYRIVQESLRNVLKHSGVAEAQVALFGDRSEIRLTVTDKGVGFNPSLDQHKLGLGLVSMRERVHFIGGNMSIKSDPSGGTRVDVRVPLPTPI
- a CDS encoding response regulator transcription factor, whose protein sequence is MTRPRVLLADDHALLLEAFTSLLEPRFDVVGTATDGHALVAAAQKFEPDLIVLDIAMPRLDGMEAGRIIKRLLPEVALIFLTVNEDVNLAADAFRMGASAYLLKKSAASELFAAIEHALAGERYVTPFAARGMTRFHERPNSNKKAQELTPRQREVLTLLAEGHTMREAASVLRLSTRTVAFHKYQMMKRLGIGNSAELVHYAIKRGIVSIA